One genomic window of Sphingopyxis sp. OPL5 includes the following:
- a CDS encoding RNA ligase RtcB family protein, producing the protein MSDTPFHLVGADPRLFDPVALDQLERTAALPGIARVVGLPDLHAGRGIAVGAAYWSPTHIYPHLVGGDIGCGMALWQTGGALRKFRPDAAERKLHGLDGPWDGDAAAVLAAAGLPADLADASLGTIGGGNHFVELQRVEEVVDAERFAALALHPDRVWMMVHSGSRGLGQAILDTWTARGALAGLVADSEDGRAYLADHDRAMGWAVVNRDVIAARFLAALGLGGRRLLDICHNSVTALSGGWLHRKGAAPADRGLVAIPGSRGDFSYLVEPLEGRADEALHSLAHGAGRKWSRGDARARLSDRFKVAELERTALGSRVICEDRQLIFEEAPQAYKDIARVIADLEQAGLVRVVARLRPLISYKVRRA; encoded by the coding sequence ATGAGCGATACTCCGTTCCACCTCGTCGGCGCCGACCCGCGCCTGTTCGATCCGGTCGCGCTCGACCAGCTCGAACGCACCGCCGCGCTGCCCGGCATCGCGCGGGTCGTCGGGCTTCCCGACCTCCACGCCGGACGCGGCATTGCGGTCGGCGCGGCCTATTGGTCGCCGACGCATATCTATCCGCACCTCGTCGGCGGCGACATCGGCTGCGGCATGGCGCTTTGGCAAACCGGAGGAGCCTTGCGCAAATTCCGCCCCGATGCCGCCGAGCGCAAGCTCCACGGCCTCGACGGCCCGTGGGACGGCGATGCGGCGGCGGTGCTTGCGGCTGCGGGCCTTCCCGCCGACCTCGCCGACGCCTCGCTCGGCACGATCGGCGGCGGCAATCATTTCGTCGAGTTGCAGCGGGTCGAGGAGGTGGTCGATGCCGAACGCTTCGCGGCGCTCGCCCTTCATCCCGACCGCGTCTGGATGATGGTGCACAGCGGCTCGCGCGGGCTCGGTCAGGCGATCCTCGACACCTGGACCGCGCGCGGCGCGCTGGCCGGGCTCGTCGCCGACAGCGAAGATGGCCGCGCCTATCTGGCCGATCATGACCGCGCGATGGGTTGGGCGGTCGTCAACCGCGACGTGATCGCCGCGCGCTTTCTCGCGGCGCTCGGTCTCGGCGGGCGGCGGCTGCTCGACATCTGCCACAACAGCGTCACGGCGCTGAGCGGCGGCTGGCTCCACCGCAAGGGGGCGGCTCCCGCCGATCGCGGGCTGGTCGCGATCCCCGGCTCGCGCGGCGACTTCAGCTATCTCGTCGAGCCGCTGGAGGGACGCGCCGACGAAGCTCTCCATTCGCTCGCGCATGGCGCCGGACGCAAATGGAGCCGCGGCGATGCCCGCGCGCGGCTGTCGGACCGCTTCAAGGTGGCCGAACTCGAACGCACCGCGCTCGGCAGCCGGGTGATCTGCGAGGATCGGCAATTGATCTTCGAGGAAGCGCCGCAGGCTTATAAGGATATCGCGCGCGTGATCGCCGACCTCGAACAGGCGGGCCTCGTCCGCGTCGTCGCGCGGCTCCGCCCGCTCATCAGCTACAAGGTGAGGCGCGCATGA
- the prfH gene encoding peptide chain release factor H, which translates to MTEIILHLSSGSGPAECRWVVARLARAFIREARGCDVECEPLEVPDDDPASLLLRVSGSGAESFAQQRTGTILWTGQSPFRPTHKRKNWFVGVAPVGLAEETDEIRDADIDYQAMRASGPGGQHVNKTDSAVRATHRPTGLVAVSQEQRSQHANRKVARLKLVLLLAERREAAAGDARRDAWDRNQGLERGNPVRTYAGADFRLKR; encoded by the coding sequence ATGACCGAAATCATCCTCCACCTGTCGTCGGGAAGCGGCCCCGCCGAATGCCGCTGGGTCGTCGCCCGCCTCGCCCGCGCCTTCATCCGCGAGGCGCGGGGCTGCGATGTCGAATGCGAACCGCTGGAGGTGCCCGACGACGATCCGGCCTCGCTGCTGCTGCGCGTGTCGGGATCCGGCGCCGAATCCTTTGCGCAGCAACGGACGGGGACGATCCTGTGGACCGGGCAAAGCCCCTTCCGGCCAACGCACAAACGCAAGAACTGGTTCGTCGGCGTCGCGCCCGTCGGGCTGGCCGAAGAGACCGACGAAATCCGCGATGCCGACATCGACTATCAGGCAATGCGCGCGAGCGGTCCGGGCGGCCAGCATGTCAACAAGACCGACAGCGCGGTGCGCGCGACCCACCGCCCGACCGGCCTGGTCGCCGTATCCCAGGAGCAAAGGTCGCAGCACGCCAACCGCAAGGTCGCGCGGCTAAAGCTCGTACTGCTGCTCGCCGAACGGCGCGAAGCCGCTGCAGGCGATGCCCGGCGCGACGCATGGGACCGCAATCAGGGTCTCGAACGCGGCAATCCGGTGCGGACCTACGCCGGCGCGGATTTCCGCCTCAAGCGGTGA
- a CDS encoding ATP-binding protein: protein MGRRPLGMVARIALVLICAVVLELVGNVALHRWQERELLPVEQVERIAAQLVEAERTALANPVDRRERAMHRLATRGLSLNWVPRSVITDYSASFEQLGTMRARLVRAAPGLAGRELRLTLIPSEAAGERDLIGALQLADQSYITFRISPYLGAPPSPGAVIAMHLLLIATVLGLALIMVHALVRPLRNLAEAADATGQGQVGVLAVEGPPEVRRVATAFAAMQLRLLDAMEDHTHALVAVSHDLRTPIQRLRLRASLLDDDEGRDAIAADLVEMEHFIESTLAYVRSGEDEAVRLIDVAALVSTAADNAADLGAAIAYRGPDELLVMGRPLAIKRIIANLIDNARRHGERIELILAEAAPDRFVVAVEDDGPGIAPGQRAEALLPFRRLDDARARDAGGAGLGLASAAKAAQAMGGALELGESGLGGLAARLVLPKNPPVITA from the coding sequence ATGGGCCGCCGTCCGCTGGGCATGGTCGCGCGCATCGCGCTGGTGCTCATCTGCGCGGTCGTTCTCGAGCTCGTCGGCAATGTCGCGCTGCATCGCTGGCAGGAACGCGAACTGCTTCCGGTCGAACAGGTCGAGCGGATCGCAGCGCAGCTGGTCGAGGCCGAACGAACGGCGCTGGCGAATCCGGTGGACCGGCGCGAGCGTGCGATGCACCGTCTCGCCACCAGGGGCCTGTCGCTGAACTGGGTGCCGCGCAGCGTCATCACCGATTACAGCGCGTCCTTCGAGCAGCTCGGCACGATGCGCGCGCGGCTCGTCCGCGCGGCGCCGGGCCTCGCGGGGCGCGAGCTCAGGCTGACGCTGATCCCGTCGGAAGCGGCGGGCGAGCGCGACCTGATCGGGGCGCTGCAACTCGCCGACCAGAGTTATATCACCTTTCGCATCAGCCCCTATCTGGGGGCGCCGCCGTCGCCGGGGGCGGTGATCGCGATGCACCTGTTGCTGATCGCGACGGTGCTCGGTCTGGCGCTGATCATGGTGCATGCGCTGGTGCGCCCCTTGCGCAACCTTGCCGAAGCCGCCGACGCGACGGGGCAGGGCCAAGTCGGCGTGCTGGCGGTCGAGGGGCCGCCCGAGGTGCGACGCGTCGCCACCGCCTTTGCCGCGATGCAGCTCCGGCTGCTCGATGCGATGGAGGACCATACGCATGCGCTGGTCGCGGTGTCGCACGATTTGCGCACCCCGATCCAGCGGCTTCGGTTGCGCGCCTCGCTGCTCGATGACGACGAGGGACGCGACGCGATCGCCGCCGATCTCGTCGAGATGGAGCATTTCATCGAATCGACGCTCGCCTATGTCCGCAGCGGCGAGGACGAGGCGGTGCGGTTGATCGACGTCGCGGCGCTGGTGTCGACCGCCGCCGACAACGCCGCCGACCTGGGCGCCGCGATCGCCTATCGCGGCCCCGACGAACTGCTCGTCATGGGGCGGCCGCTGGCGATCAAGCGGATCATCGCGAACCTGATCGACAATGCGCGGCGGCACGGCGAGCGGATCGAGCTGATCCTCGCCGAGGCGGCGCCCGACCGGTTCGTCGTGGCGGTCGAGGACGACGGGCCGGGCATCGCGCCGGGTCAGCGCGCCGAGGCGCTATTGCCGTTCCGGCGCCTCGACGATGCGCGGGCGCGCGACGCCGGGGGCGCCGGGCTGGGACTGGCGTCGGCGGCGAAGGCGGCGCAGGCGATGGGCGGCGCGCTCGAACTGGGCGAGAGCGGGCTGGGCGGGCTGGCGGCGCGACTGGTGTTGCCGAAAAACCCGCCCGTCATCACCGCTTGA
- a CDS encoding response regulator transcription factor: MQAPQAPAIPQHIVVVDDDAGVRTLLSRILRECGYDVTGAADGGELETALAERQVDLVLLDIMLPGASGLDLCRMIRARSGVPIIMISARGQESDRVTGLDLGADDYIAKPFGRPEVLARVRAVLRRAADTHVPLDIPAPERFDFAGWSYHGRRRELIAPSGAEVDLTAAEHELLLALLRYPQRMIGRERLLELARSRIATPTDRSIDVLISRLRRKLGDGRKTRPLIRTIRGVGYMFAADVSVA; encoded by the coding sequence CTGCAGGCTCCACAGGCCCCGGCGATCCCGCAGCATATCGTCGTCGTCGACGACGATGCCGGGGTGCGGACGCTGTTGTCGCGGATCCTGCGCGAATGCGGCTATGACGTCACCGGCGCCGCCGACGGCGGCGAACTGGAAACCGCGCTCGCCGAGCGGCAGGTCGACCTGGTGCTGCTCGACATCATGCTGCCGGGGGCGAGCGGGCTCGATCTGTGCCGGATGATCCGCGCGCGCAGCGGGGTGCCGATCATCATGATCAGCGCGCGCGGTCAGGAAAGCGACCGGGTGACCGGGCTCGACCTCGGCGCCGACGATTATATCGCCAAGCCGTTCGGGCGGCCCGAGGTGCTGGCGCGGGTGCGCGCGGTGTTGCGGCGCGCGGCGGACACGCATGTCCCGCTCGACATTCCGGCGCCCGAGCGTTTCGACTTCGCCGGCTGGTCCTATCATGGGCGCCGCCGCGAACTGATCGCGCCGTCGGGGGCCGAGGTCGACCTGACCGCCGCCGAGCATGAACTGCTGCTCGCGCTGCTGCGCTATCCGCAGCGGATGATCGGGCGCGAGCGGTTGCTCGAACTGGCGCGCAGCCGGATCGCGACCCCGACCGACCGCAGCATCGACGTGCTGATCAGCCGGCTGCGCCGCAAGCTGGGCGACGGGCGCAAGACGCGCCCGCTGATCCGCACCATCCGCGGCGTCGGATATATGTTCGCCGCCGACGTCAGCGTCGCCTGA
- a CDS encoding TonB-dependent receptor domain-containing protein, with protein MNTPFFAPSSSASLVAIAALLAMPAAAFAEEGEAPGGDIVVTATGYEQKITDAPASITVVTADELRQRPYITLIDAVRDIEGVDVGETSDKTGQRTISIRGMGSDYTLILIDGRRQNNHGDIYPNSFGGNQFNHIPPLDTIERIEVIRGPASTLYGADALGGVINIITKKVLDRWTGSATFGRSIQEDTDFGDDMTFDAALSGPIVPGIIGMKLRGSYYKRYPSEPDFAPVVDPAGVSHVRGLGFGGGGKTVSNTNRAYGGSLTFTPSPDHSFIFDIDYSKQVYDNTPIVDPDTGVITYPLGTLDGIESIWRATGGVVQPRVGYTQEQVFDRLSWAGTYNGDFGFARAFLSFAYIETNNKGRTMPFSVAERLLLQQMFSGTGPYAGMPTAERRALAERTFLPRPIRTLESAQYTVDGRIDIPVENLAGRHNFVIGGQYIDGTLDDGVFGLEAAVGGVEAVQDHRIWSLFAEDNWTPFEGFSITGGVRYDNHNLFGGRFSPRLYANYTISPTLTVKGGVSTGYKTPKTTDLYDGIRGFGGQGTSPFIGNPDLKPETSVNSEIALYWNPSAASGLNVTLFHNKFKDKIDTTIVEPCALTNFVRPCANLGDYWEVLGLGRTISIPFNVDKARIKGAEVAGRYEIFAGLSIRANYTYTDSKQQTGASAGQPLTQSAKHMANATLDWQPLDGLSAQLSTEHRSRRYRGVATNGDHLYYSSYTVLNFGAQYRLNDHLTISGRVNNLLDRDFRAYDVDFGDPVGGAYTPTYIDHYNNKDKARSYWVSVNARF; from the coding sequence ATGAACACGCCTTTCTTCGCTCCTTCGTCCAGCGCCAGCCTCGTCGCGATCGCCGCCCTTCTCGCCATGCCCGCCGCAGCGTTCGCCGAAGAGGGCGAAGCGCCGGGCGGCGATATCGTGGTCACCGCCACGGGCTATGAGCAGAAGATCACCGATGCGCCGGCCAGCATCACCGTGGTGACCGCGGACGAATTGCGCCAGCGCCCCTATATCACCCTGATCGACGCGGTCCGCGATATCGAGGGCGTCGACGTCGGCGAAACCTCCGACAAGACCGGCCAGCGCACGATCAGCATCCGCGGCATGGGGTCGGACTATACGCTGATCCTGATCGACGGCCGCCGCCAGAACAACCATGGCGACATTTATCCCAACAGCTTCGGCGGCAACCAGTTCAACCACATCCCACCGCTCGACACGATCGAGCGGATCGAGGTCATCCGCGGCCCCGCCTCGACGCTCTATGGCGCCGACGCGCTCGGCGGCGTCATCAACATCATCACCAAGAAGGTGCTCGACCGCTGGACCGGCTCGGCGACCTTTGGCCGCAGCATCCAGGAAGACACCGACTTCGGCGACGACATGACCTTCGACGCCGCGCTCAGCGGCCCGATCGTTCCCGGCATCATCGGGATGAAATTGCGCGGTTCCTATTACAAGCGCTACCCGTCGGAGCCCGATTTCGCGCCCGTCGTCGATCCCGCCGGCGTGTCGCACGTCCGCGGCCTCGGCTTCGGCGGCGGCGGCAAGACGGTCAGCAACACCAACCGCGCCTATGGCGGCTCGCTGACCTTCACCCCCTCGCCCGATCACAGTTTCATCTTCGACATCGACTATTCGAAACAGGTCTATGACAACACGCCGATCGTCGATCCCGACACCGGGGTGATCACCTATCCGCTCGGCACCCTCGACGGCATCGAGAGCATCTGGCGCGCCACCGGCGGCGTCGTCCAGCCGCGCGTCGGCTATACCCAGGAACAGGTGTTCGACCGCCTGTCATGGGCCGGCACCTATAATGGCGACTTCGGCTTCGCGCGTGCCTTCCTGTCGTTCGCCTATATCGAGACGAACAACAAGGGCCGCACCATGCCCTTCTCGGTCGCCGAACGGCTGCTGTTGCAACAGATGTTCAGCGGCACCGGTCCCTATGCGGGCATGCCCACCGCCGAACGCCGCGCGCTCGCCGAACGCACCTTTCTGCCGCGCCCGATCCGCACCCTCGAAAGCGCGCAATATACCGTCGACGGCCGCATCGACATCCCGGTCGAAAATCTCGCCGGGCGGCATAATTTCGTGATTGGCGGCCAATATATCGACGGCACGCTCGACGACGGCGTCTTCGGGCTCGAAGCTGCCGTCGGCGGGGTCGAGGCGGTGCAGGACCACCGCATCTGGTCGCTGTTCGCCGAGGACAATTGGACCCCCTTCGAAGGCTTCAGCATCACCGGCGGCGTCCGCTACGACAATCACAATCTGTTCGGCGGCCGCTTCAGCCCGCGCCTCTACGCCAATTACACGATCAGCCCGACGCTGACGGTCAAGGGCGGGGTGAGCACCGGCTACAAGACTCCCAAAACCACCGACCTTTACGACGGCATCCGCGGTTTCGGCGGCCAGGGCACCAGCCCCTTCATCGGCAACCCCGACCTCAAGCCCGAAACCAGCGTCAACAGCGAGATCGCGCTCTACTGGAACCCGTCGGCGGCGAGCGGCCTCAACGTCACGCTGTTCCACAACAAGTTCAAGGACAAGATCGACACGACGATCGTCGAGCCGTGCGCGCTCACCAATTTCGTGCGTCCCTGCGCCAATCTCGGCGATTATTGGGAAGTGCTCGGACTCGGCCGGACGATCAGCATTCCGTTCAACGTCGACAAGGCGCGGATCAAGGGCGCCGAGGTCGCGGGCCGCTATGAAATCTTCGCCGGCCTGTCGATCCGCGCCAACTACACCTACACCGACAGCAAGCAGCAGACCGGGGCATCGGCGGGCCAGCCGCTGACCCAGTCGGCGAAGCATATGGCCAATGCGACACTCGACTGGCAGCCGCTCGACGGCCTGTCGGCGCAGCTGTCGACCGAGCATCGCTCGCGCCGCTATCGCGGCGTCGCGACCAACGGCGATCATCTCTATTACAGCAGCTACACCGTGCTGAACTTCGGCGCGCAATATCGCCTGAACGATCATCTGACGATCAGCGGCCGGGTCAACAACCTGCTCGACCGCGACTTCCGCGCCTATGACGTCGATTTCGGCGATCCGGTCGGCGGCGCCTACACCCCGACCTACATCGATCACTATAACAACAAGGACAAGGCGCGCAGCTATTGGGTCAGCGTCAACGCGCGCTTCTGA
- a CDS encoding MFS transporter: MSETISTTGGDRRLWAFVLGVAAVTIGVLLHLPMFWMGRDMGFRMVGMPMDSGMIAGMYLIVAGIAVAAYGLLPRNLSQQIAASSRIAVSAPEDAPLSWAHWRLMGVLVIALVIDIMKPASLGFTIPGMIDEYGVPRATVSLVPFVALVGTVLGSFVWGWVADIYGRKASILLSAVMFVGTSICGAMPSLAWNIGMCFMMGAAAGGMLPVTYALLAEMMPSRHRGWSLVLVGGLGAVGGYAAASLIAAWLEPIYSWRILWLANLPSGLMLVVLGTFIPESAKFLMARGRRAEAQKVMTQFGSTMHRIVPDEPAAPRGPTSAPIGRAFVGKLAALSLTAIGWGLVNFGLLLWLPVELIARGYSMEVSSRLLAASALIALPTVFLVAWIYSAWSAKKSLLAAIAVSLLGLAGVLWLALSDHASPVLPVALLIIGSNGIIAMLLPYAAESFPLRIRGRTTGWVAACSKAGGVLAQALAILAIVPTLAASALMIAVPMALSLLLVWRFGRETRGADLRDLDPEGHVFDKSGF, from the coding sequence TTGAGCGAAACCATCAGCACGACCGGCGGCGACCGGCGCCTCTGGGCCTTTGTCCTCGGCGTCGCCGCCGTCACCATCGGCGTCCTTCTCCACCTGCCGATGTTCTGGATGGGCCGCGACATGGGGTTCCGCATGGTCGGCATGCCGATGGACAGCGGCATGATCGCGGGCATGTATCTGATCGTCGCCGGGATCGCCGTCGCCGCCTATGGCCTGTTGCCGCGAAACCTGTCGCAACAGATCGCGGCGTCGAGCCGGATCGCGGTCTCGGCGCCCGAGGACGCGCCGCTGTCGTGGGCGCATTGGCGGCTGATGGGGGTGCTCGTCATCGCGCTCGTCATCGACATCATGAAACCCGCCAGCCTAGGCTTCACCATTCCCGGAATGATCGACGAATATGGCGTGCCACGCGCGACGGTGTCGCTGGTGCCGTTCGTCGCGCTGGTCGGCACCGTGCTCGGCTCGTTCGTCTGGGGCTGGGTCGCCGACATCTATGGCCGCAAGGCGTCGATCTTGCTGTCGGCAGTGATGTTCGTCGGCACCTCGATCTGCGGCGCGATGCCCTCGCTCGCGTGGAATATCGGCATGTGTTTCATGATGGGCGCTGCGGCGGGCGGCATGCTGCCCGTCACCTATGCGCTGCTCGCCGAAATGATGCCGAGCCGCCATCGCGGCTGGAGCCTCGTCCTCGTCGGCGGATTGGGCGCGGTCGGCGGCTATGCCGCGGCCAGCCTGATCGCCGCCTGGCTCGAACCGATCTACAGCTGGCGCATCCTGTGGCTCGCCAACCTGCCGAGCGGGTTGATGCTCGTGGTCCTCGGCACCTTCATCCCCGAATCGGCAAAGTTCCTGATGGCGCGCGGCCGCCGCGCCGAGGCGCAAAAGGTGATGACGCAATTCGGGTCGACGATGCATCGTATCGTCCCCGACGAGCCCGCCGCGCCGCGCGGGCCGACCTCGGCGCCGATCGGCCGCGCCTTTGTCGGCAAGCTCGCGGCGCTCAGCCTGACCGCGATCGGCTGGGGCCTCGTCAATTTCGGGCTGCTGCTGTGGCTCCCCGTCGAACTGATCGCGCGCGGCTACAGCATGGAGGTGTCGAGCCGGCTGCTCGCCGCCTCGGCGCTGATCGCGCTGCCGACCGTCTTCCTCGTCGCATGGATCTACAGCGCGTGGAGCGCGAAGAAATCGCTGCTCGCCGCGATCGCCGTCTCGCTGCTCGGCCTCGCCGGGGTGTTGTGGCTGGCGCTCAGCGACCATGCCTCGCCCGTGCTTCCCGTCGCGCTGCTGATCATCGGCAGCAACGGCATCATCGCGATGCTGCTGCCCTATGCCGCCGAAAGCTTCCCGCTGCGCATCCGTGGCCGCACCACGGGCTGGGTCGCGGCGTGCAGCAAGGCGGGCGGCGTGCTGGCACAGGCGCTCGCGATCCTCGCGATCGTGCCCACCCTCGCCGCCAGCGCGCTGATGATCGCGGTGCCGATGGCGCTGTCGCTCCTGCTGGTCTGGCGCTTCGGCCGCGAGACGCGCGGCGCCGACCTGCGCGACCTCGACCCCGAGGGGCATGTCTTCGACAAATCGGGGTTTTAG
- a CDS encoding HD-GYP domain-containing protein: protein MLFRVNPGEVQIGMFIHAFEGRWIDHPFWRSRFLVETAEQLERIRASGVDALVIDRSRSRMAADGTPDAALPERRVRDIPLLGPERRSVWPAARAIAAASQHIRQTRPASYAQERRRAERVIGKSKQAVVDMFESARLGRAVEVAKLAPLARSIGDSIERHSRALLGLVRLKQKDEYTYLHSVAVCALMINFARHLKLDEEEVQQLGVAGLLHDVGKVAISDAVLLKPGSLDARERAMVEHHPVAGHALLAQSADIPAAALEVALHHHEKIDGTGYPDRLGGDALSLHARMGAICDVYDAVTSDRPYKAAWTPCEALTAMRGWTGHFDPDLLDRFADSLGIWPVGTLVRVSDGHLGIVMGSGGASGEAMIVRIFFDCDTLTEVEPADRSFAPSGRAPHVVGRDSPGFWRFDEWDAVRHRVVGAILS from the coding sequence ATGTTGTTTCGCGTCAATCCGGGGGAAGTCCAGATCGGGATGTTCATCCACGCCTTTGAAGGGCGGTGGATCGATCACCCCTTCTGGCGCAGCCGGTTTCTGGTCGAGACCGCCGAACAGCTCGAGCGGATCCGGGCGTCGGGGGTCGATGCGCTGGTGATCGATCGCAGCCGGAGCCGCATGGCGGCGGACGGCACGCCCGATGCCGCGCTTCCCGAGCGGCGCGTGCGTGACATTCCGCTGCTCGGTCCCGAGCGGCGCAGCGTCTGGCCAGCGGCGCGGGCGATCGCGGCAGCATCGCAGCACATCCGCCAGACGCGCCCCGCCAGCTATGCGCAGGAACGGCGCCGCGCCGAGCGGGTGATCGGCAAGTCGAAGCAGGCGGTCGTCGACATGTTCGAGAGCGCGCGGCTGGGGCGCGCGGTCGAGGTCGCGAAGCTGGCGCCGCTGGCGCGCTCGATCGGCGATTCGATCGAGCGCCATTCGCGCGCGCTGCTGGGCCTCGTGCGGCTCAAGCAGAAGGATGAATATACCTATCTCCACTCGGTCGCGGTGTGCGCGCTGATGATCAATTTTGCGCGCCACCTGAAACTCGACGAGGAGGAGGTGCAGCAGCTGGGGGTCGCGGGGCTGCTCCACGATGTCGGCAAGGTCGCGATTTCGGACGCTGTGCTGCTCAAGCCCGGCTCGCTCGACGCCCGCGAGCGCGCGATGGTCGAGCATCATCCGGTCGCCGGACACGCGCTGCTGGCGCAGTCGGCGGATATCCCGGCGGCGGCACTGGAGGTCGCGCTGCACCATCATGAGAAGATCGACGGCACCGGCTATCCCGACCGGCTGGGCGGCGACGCGCTGTCGCTCCACGCGCGGATGGGGGCGATCTGCGACGTTTACGACGCGGTGACGTCGGACCGGCCGTACAAGGCGGCGTGGACGCCGTGCGAGGCGCTGACCGCGATGCGGGGCTGGACCGGGCATTTCGACCCGGACCTGCTCGATCGTTTCGCCGACAGCCTGGGCATCTGGCCGGTCGGCACGCTGGTGCGGGTGTCCGACGGGCACCTCGGCATCGTCATGGGCAGCGGCGGCGCGAGCGGCGAGGCGATGATCGTGCGGATATTCTTCGATTGCGACACGCTGACCGAGGTCGAACCCGCCGATCGCAGCTTTGCCCCGTCGGGGCGCGCGCCGCATGTCGTCGGGCGCGACAGCCCCGGGTTCTGGCGCTTCGACGAATGGGATGCCGTGCGCCACCGCGTCGTCGGTGCGATCCTGTCCTGA